The bacterium genomic sequence GGGTGCCCAGGAAGGCGAGATAAAGGATGAAAAACCCGAAGGTTAGAAAATATAGCATCGGTCAGTGGCCAGGAAGATTCCCTTGAGAGTCAGAAAGCCGTTAAGGGTCATAACGATTCAGGATATGAAGGAGAAGGGGGAAGGTCAAGTAATAGTAATGGTAATGGTAATAGTAATGGTAATGGTCGAACAACAATGATCTGGGGTCTGGGGTCCGTGCGGAAGGCAGTCGGAACCTGTTTCCCCACTCTGGATATTGGACTCTGGACTCTGGACTTCCGACCAGAAAAAAAGGGGCCCGGCACAAAGCCGGGCCTTTTGTTTTCTGGTCGGGATGGCGAGATTTGAACTCGCGGCCTCATGGTCCCGAACCATGCGCGCTACCAAGCTGCGCCACATCCCGTAATGCTGTTCTTCGTGAAACAGACGCCTATTATAGGCACCAGACTTTAAATGTCAAAGGGAGAGAGATGATAAAAACAGATCCAAGATCCAAGATCTAATATCCAAGAAGAATGAGCGGGTTCGCCATGTGGCACCCCATTAAAAACAATTGAAAACAATGGGTTGTAAACACAGCCCAAAAAGAAAGAGCGCTTTTCGCAAGGCGCCCTTTTCCTGGATCCTGGATTTTGGTTCTTGGACTCGCCTCTATTTTTTTCCAGCCACCTGGACCCTTATCACTGCTTTTTCCAGGCGGACCTTGGCCCTCTCGTAATCCGGGTCGTCCTTGCCGGCGGTGAGCATCTTCTCGGCCTCTTCCAGAGCCATGCGCGCCCGGTTCACATCGATCTCGGTGGCCCTTTCGGCGGCCTCCACCAGGACCTTGACGCTGCCTCCTGTCACCTCCACGTATCCCCAGGAGACAGCCAGGTGCTCAGCCTTGCCCCCGGTACGGTAGACGAGTTCCCCCACCTTGAGGGTGGTGAGGAACGGGATGTGCCCCTCGAGGACTCCGAACTCCCCTTCGATACCGGGAAGGACGACCTCGTCCACCTCTTCCGAGACGACGACTCTTTCCGGCGTGACGATCTCGAGCATAATCTTTCCGCTGGTAGCTTCTGCCATGGTCTAGTCCGATCAGGCGGCCGATTCGGCCAGCTTCTTGCCCTGCTCGATGACCTCTTCGATGGTTCCCACCATGTAGAAGGCCTGCTCGGGCAGGTCGTCATGCACTCCCTCGACGATCTCCTTGAACCCGCGGATCGTGTCTTCCAGCTTGACGTACTTGCCGGGGGTGCCTGTGAACTGCTCGGCCACGAAGAACGGCTGTGAAAGGAACCGCTGGACTTTCCGGGCCCGGGAGACGATAAGCCTGTCATCCTCGGAGAGCTCATCCATGCCCAGAATCGCGATGATGTCCTGGAGGTCTTTGTACCGCTGGAGGACCTGCTGGACCGCTCGGGCCGTATTGTAATGCTCCTCGCCAACGATCCTTGGGTCAAGGATCCGTGATGTGGAGTCGAGGGGGTCGACGGCCGGGTAGATCCCGAGCTCGGAGATCTGCCGTGAGAGGACCGTTGTCGCGTCAAGGTGCGAGAAGGTGGTCGCCGGAGCCGGGTCGGTGAGGTCGTCAGCGGGAACGTAAATGGCCTGCACCGAGGTAATGGACCCCTTCCTGGTGGAGGTGATCCGCTCCTGCATCTCGCCCATCTCTGTGGCCAGGGTGGGCTG encodes the following:
- a CDS encoding F0F1 ATP synthase subunit epsilon, whose product is MAEATSGKIMLEIVTPERVVVSEEVDEVVLPGIEGEFGVLEGHIPFLTTLKVGELVYRTGGKAEHLAVSWGYVEVTGGSVKVLVEAAERATEIDVNRARMALEEAEKMLTAGKDDPDYERAKVRLEKAVIRVQVAGKK